GAACAGCCGCCATCGCCTGGGAGCAGCGGAAGAGAGCAATCGTTGCCCGCGGACTGCCGCCGAGGGCAAGGTGTTCATTGTTGCGGGTTTGGTGCACGACCTGGAGGAGGTACTGCTGAACCCGCGGATCGACATGGACCTCGCGGATAGCCGCTTGCGCCGCGACGAGCTGATCCGCTGTGGCCACCGCATCGAGTCCGTCGATGGGATGGGTGCGCTGCAGCAGGGAGAGCATCCGCAGTTCTTCTTCGATCGTCGGGTATCCAAGCGAGAATCGCATCAAGAATCGGTCGAGCTGAGCCTCGGGAAGCGGGAAGGTGCCCTCATGGTCGACCGGGTTTTGTGTCGCAATGACTAAAAAGGGTGGTTTGAGTGTGTAGGTCTTGCCATCTACCGTTACCCGTCCCTCTGCCATCGCCTCGAGGAGTGAGGCCTGTGTTCGGGGAGTCGCTCGATTGATTTCATCGGCGAGTAGGATTTGCGTAAACACCGGCCCACGACGAAATTCAAACTCCGCTGTCTTCTGGTTAAAAATCGATGTGCCGGTCACGTCCGAGGGCAGGAGGTCAGGCGTGCACTGGACTCGCTTGAACTGACAGCCGAGACTTTTAGCGAGCGCCCGAGCCAGCATCGTCTTGGCAACACCGGGAACGTCCTCGAGCAGGATGTGCCCGCCGCTGAGCCAGGCGACGAGCGATAGGATTAATTGTTTGCGTTTTCCTACGATTGCGTTCTCGACATTTCCGATAACCCGTTTGGCGATCTCCGCAACTTGTGCAACATCCGTGCTGATCGGTGGCGGTGGAGGTGTCTGAGAGGCAGAGGGGGCGGTAGGGCTCAACGGAAACGCTCAGAGAATACGAGGCTGGGTACAGGCGTGCCGGTCAGGGCGAGGGAGGCTCGACGCTCAGTGACGGACATGCGATCGGGCTCGACGGGCCAGCCTATCATACCCCATCGGACACGGATCTGCCTGCTTTGCCGAGACAAACCCCCTGGTGAATGCTTTACCACTTCGCTATCATCCGCCGAAAATCACGCATTTTGCGAATTGAACAACCCCTGCAATCATGGAATTTTCATGGGAACCAAAGTCAAGACCCACAAGGGCACCAAAAAGCGATTCCGACTCAGTGCCAATGGCAAGGCAATGCACCGCCAGAGCGGCACGAGCCACCTGGCGAAAGGCCTGAGCAAAAAGCGACGCCGCAACCTGCGTGGCACCACGTCGCTAGACAGCTGCATGGAACCAACGATCCATGCCGCTCTCAACGGCTACAGCAACTAGATCTCTATTTACCCGTCAATCTTCACTCTTAGGAAATCGCCCGGCAACTCGATTGGGCAAAACTTCGGCATCTGCTTGCCGGGGCCTGAATCGAGACTCGGCAATGACTGA
This genomic window from Allorhodopirellula heiligendammensis contains:
- a CDS encoding AAA family ATPase — protein: MSPTAPSASQTPPPPPISTDVAQVAEIAKRVIGNVENAIVGKRKQLILSLVAWLSGGHILLEDVPGVAKTMLARALAKSLGCQFKRVQCTPDLLPSDVTGTSIFNQKTAEFEFRRGPVFTQILLADEINRATPRTQASLLEAMAEGRVTVDGKTYTLKPPFLVIATQNPVDHEGTFPLPEAQLDRFLMRFSLGYPTIEEELRMLSLLQRTHPIDGLDAVATADQLVAAQAAIREVHVDPRVQQYLLQVVHQTRNNEHLALGGSPRATIALFRCSQAMAAVRGRNFVLPDDVKKILAPVMNHRLILRPESRLRKMTTEKVLDEILGEIAVPTIQA
- the rpmI gene encoding 50S ribosomal protein L35 is translated as MGTKVKTHKGTKKRFRLSANGKAMHRQSGTSHLAKGLSKKRRRNLRGTTSLDSCMEPTIHAALNGYSN